The DNA sequence AATGCATGTGGCTGGAAGACGGCAAGCTGAAGATCAACAACCGTGAATGCACCCGTTGCATGCACTGCCTGAACGTCATGCCCCGCGCTCTGCGCATCGGTAATGACCGCGGTCTGTCCATCCTCGTCGGCGCCAAGGCCCCGATCCTGGATGGCGCGCAGATGGGCTCCCTGCTCGTGCCCTTCATGAAGGTCGAAGAGCCTTATGACGAGATCAAGGAGATCATTGAAGGCATTTGGGAATGGTGGATGGAAGAAGGCAAGAACCGTGAACGTCTTGGTGAACTCATCAAGCGTCAGGGCTTGGCCAAGGCCATCGCTGCCGTCGGTCTGACCCCGGTGCCCCAGCATGTTATGGAACCCCGCCACAATCCGTACATCTTCTGGAAGGAAGAGGACGTTGAAGGCGGCTGGGATCGCGACATCGCGGATTACCGTAAACACCATCAGAGATAAGAAGGGGGGTTGAAAATGGCTTTTGTTTCTTCCGGATACAATCCCGAAAAACCAATGGAAAACAGGATTTCGGACATCGGCCCCCGCCATGCTTCCGACTTCTTTCCCCCGGTCATTGCCAAGAATAAGGGGCAGTGGCTGTGGCACGAAATCTGTGAACCCGGCATCCTGATGCACAAGGCCGAGAGCGGCGACGAAGTCTACACTGTTCGTTGCGGCGGCGCCCGCCTCATGTCCATCGGTCACGTTCGCGAAATCTGCGAAATCGCCGACAAGTTCTGTGGTGGCCACCTGCGTTTCACCACGCGTAACAATATTGAGTTCATGGTCGGCACCCTTGCCGAAGCCAAGAAGCTCAAAGAATTCTTGAACGCCCAGAAGTTCGACGGCGGCAGCCACAAGTTCCCCGTTGGCGGAACCGGCGCCGGCATCACCAACATCGTCCACACCCAGGGTTGGGTCCACTGCCACACCCCGGCCACGGACGCTTCCGGTACGGTCAAGGTCGTTCTTGACGAACTGTTCGAAGAGTTCGGCCAGATGCGCATGCCCGCTCAGGTCCGCATCTCCATGGCGTGCTGCCTGAACATGTGCGGTGCCGTTCACTGCTCCGACATCGCCATCCTGGGCTACCACCGCAAACCTCCGGTCATCGACCACGAGTGGCTGGACAACCTGTGCGAAATTCCGTTGGCCGTCGCCGCCTGCCCCGTAGGCGCCATCCGTCCGACCAAGAAGGAAATCGTGACCGAAGCCGGCGAGACCAAGACGGTCAACACCGTTGCCATCAAGAACGAGCGCTGCATGTTCTGCGGTAACTGTTACACCATGTGTCCGTCCCTGCCCCTGTCCGACCAGACCGGTGACGGCCTCGTCATCATGGCCGGCGGCAAGGTTTCCAACCGCATCAGCAATCCCAAGTTCTCCAAGGTCGTCGTGGCCTTCATTCCGAACGAGCCGCCCCGCTGGCCCACGCTGGCCAAGACCATCCGCAAGATCGTCGAAGCCTACGCCGGTGACGCCCGCAAATACGAGCGCGTTGGTGACTGGGCCGAGCGCATCGGCTGGGAACGTTTCTTCGAAAAGTGCGGTCTGGATTTCTCCGAGCACATGATCGACGATTTCCGTGATCCGGCCTACTACACTTGGCGTCAGACCACGAACTTCAAGTTCTAAGCTGACCCGCCGATTTGAAAACCTATAGGGCCGGCGCAAGCCGGCCCTAAACCATAAGAGAGGCGAGCATGTCAGATCCTAAACAGATCGTTTTGGAGTACATCGAGTCCAAGTCCAAGCAGAAATCCAAGTTTTATTTCAACGACCTGGCCGCTCTTTTTCCCGATATGAAAATGCGCGAAGCCAAGAAGGTGATCAACCAGCTCGTTTCCGACGGCGTGCTTGAATACTGGTCCAGCGGCAGCACCACCATGTACGGTGTTCCCGGGGCTGGTAAGCAGGCTCATACCGAAGGCGAAGATTAAGATTTTCTGATGCCTGCCTCTGTTTTGACGTGTCCCCGGATACTTGTTGCCGGTCTTGGCGGCGGT is a window from the Desulfomicrobium escambiense DSM 10707 genome containing:
- the dsrB gene encoding dissimilatory-type sulfite reductase subunit beta, which translates into the protein MAFVSSGYNPEKPMENRISDIGPRHASDFFPPVIAKNKGQWLWHEICEPGILMHKAESGDEVYTVRCGGARLMSIGHVREICEIADKFCGGHLRFTTRNNIEFMVGTLAEAKKLKEFLNAQKFDGGSHKFPVGGTGAGITNIVHTQGWVHCHTPATDASGTVKVVLDELFEEFGQMRMPAQVRISMACCLNMCGAVHCSDIAILGYHRKPPVIDHEWLDNLCEIPLAVAACPVGAIRPTKKEIVTEAGETKTVNTVAIKNERCMFCGNCYTMCPSLPLSDQTGDGLVIMAGGKVSNRISNPKFSKVVVAFIPNEPPRWPTLAKTIRKIVEAYAGDARKYERVGDWAERIGWERFFEKCGLDFSEHMIDDFRDPAYYTWRQTTNFKF
- a CDS encoding dissimilatory sulfite reductase D family protein; amino-acid sequence: MSDPKQIVLEYIESKSKQKSKFYFNDLAALFPDMKMREAKKVINQLVSDGVLEYWSSGSTTMYGVPGAGKQAHTEGED